Proteins co-encoded in one Micropterus dolomieu isolate WLL.071019.BEF.003 ecotype Adirondacks linkage group LG19, ASM2129224v1, whole genome shotgun sequence genomic window:
- the LOC123957412 gene encoding catechol O-methyltransferase-like has translation MWLTVVSVPLLPAIIMVSICYRVKVAMLCHRALAWALKLVRGRVCVRSTHAFVFSKCTHGKVDSVLETFDLYADTHPCLSISPQIGEALDEVVRRVHPSLVLELGMHCGYSSVRLLRLLPPAGSLITVELDPLTAELGEEIILVAGFKHSQFRVLTSTSAEAIPTLPTFLEPDQGTSKGFNLVLMDHDPQKYLPDLLALEKWDLLSPSGCFVVLIYSNQRAKDLREILDHIRARPDCYCIKSELQFMTEIFYQKESTRVDGKI, from the exons ATGTGGCTCACGGTCGTTTCTGTCCCACTGCTTCCTGCCATCATCATGGTTTCCATTTGTTATCGTGTCAAAGTTGCTATGCTGTGCCATCGAGCTCTGGCCTGGGCACTGAAGCTGGTGcgagggagagtgtgtgtgaggagcACCCACGCCTTTGTGTTCTCCAAATGCACCCACGGCAAAGTTGACAGTGTCCTTGAGACCTTTGACCTTTACGCTGACACACACCCCTGCCTCAGCATCAGCCCACAGATTG GTGAGGCACTAGATGAAGTGGTGAGGCGTGTCCATCCCTCCCTGGTGTTGGAGCTGGGGATGCATTGTGGCTACAGTTCTGTCAGACTGCTGCGtctgctgccccctgctggcagcCTGATCACAGTGGAGCTGGACCCACTCACAGCAGAGCTAGGGGAGGAAATCATACTTGTAGCTGGCTTCAAACACTCCCAG TTCCGGGTGTTGACATCTACCTCAGCCGAGGCCATCCCAACACTGCCTACATTTCTTGAGCCTGACCAAGGGACCAGTAAAGGGTTCAATCTGGTGCTGATGGACCATGACCCCCAGAAGTACCTTCCAGACCTGCTAGCTCTGGAGAAATGGGACCTCCTCAGCCCCTCTGGCTGCTTTGTCGTTCTGATCTACAGCAACCAAAGAGCTAAAGATCTCAGAGAAATCCTGGATCATATCAGAGCAAGGCCTGACTGCTACTGCATCAAGTCAGAGCTTCAGTTTATGACAGAGATCTTCTATCAAAAGGAAAGCACAAGGGTAGATGGCAAAATCTAA